A window of the Bufo gargarizans isolate SCDJY-AF-19 chromosome 1, ASM1485885v1, whole genome shotgun sequence genome harbors these coding sequences:
- the LOC122920246 gene encoding mitotic interactor and substrate of PLK1 isoform X2 has protein sequence MEYCRRNILQKDRKTVPENTENGSPKVFILEKENIIEQYVTDSKPFDIEISTEYEIVSSSETLALRSDVTKRSNILECEPEITAKNYPTLQVTSIYTDSDKIYVAKEQEENITDSQTNTDASVSTMDRITRRMFSSFSSNQRINGSQQDLTNSSEETQATHEIDAKKEIWYSSPSPDRRLKVLRGGERFEIRSHLPETSPTKLFVDSDEDADEEEFKPRSRDLIPEKVLALEKDRRDIIKKQGQRKSLDTEEVINISNKNMLNSDVDFTGREGEENKPNIHIEQINFESARQQFIKLEKQRNSLPIMPRPQPRQSWVNTRSLRENYEVTKVKEDQEGKTQKEEYIVNPEITGKDVSSSILHEQFLKTLSLDSVDNGEQEIHEEKESIPNPSDETPIEREIRLALEREESLRKERGILSFGETNEIIEISKNPVLADLSDIPLSKKSKNRAHTSLFIQREIEKEVQREADLKSEGRVAGLYDKGNSQELDERRRLFEQPDEIPVQPQHGISNKITKVTEADLETDNDSKNWSSLDSPQPYSVRMKWKPSPFNAYRNRRLSADNILDVKTPLERSSEQESSGETFVLRKENFQVQPLKFTLPLQDNDVEIDRDHKVGHGERYNKMLRPSLSNIIEQEIQQALERDRELQEEREKSGLLPLKIETDNELNTPHNGYDTHDGTSSLTSNVSNTSSSAPWKGTLGNKTPSYDSSIVPIFRTHRNPNFEASESSGDRLKRQENRYAGIDQSDAVNTEIVESTRVVRHKNTMALRWEAGLYVNEQGD, from the exons ATGGAATACTGCAGAAGGAACATTCTACAGAAGGACAGAAAAACG GTGCCAGAAAATACAGAAAATGGAAGCCCAAAGGTATTCATTTTAGAAAAAGAGAACATAATTGAGCAGTATGTTACAGACTCCAAGCCATTTGACATAGAAATCTCAACAGAATATGAGATTGTTAGTTCATCTGAAACTCTAGCACTTCGGTCAGATGTAACAAAGAGAAGCAATATCTTAGAATGTGAACCAGAGATAACGGCAAAAAATTATCCAACGTTGCAAGTAACAAGTATatatacagatagtgacaaaataTATGTTGCTAAAGAGCAGGAGGAAAATATAACTGACTCACAGACCAACACTGATGCCTCAGTATCAACCATGGATAGAATAACCAGGAGAATGTTCTCTTCTTTTTCGTCTAACCAACGTATTAATGGTTCTCAGCAAGATTTGACTAATTCTTCTGAGGAAACCCAAGCAACACACGAGATTGATGCAAAAAAGGAGATATGGTATTCTTCACCTTCACCTGATCGTCGCCTAAAAGTATTAAGGGGGGGGGAACGTTTTGAGATACGGTCACATCTTCCCGAAACAAGTCCAACAAAGTTATTTGTAGATAGTGATGAAGATGCTGATGAGGAGGAATTCAAACCCCGATCTCGTGACCTTATTCCAGAAAAGGTACTTGCACTTGAGAAGGACCGTAGagatataattaaaaaacaagGTCAGcgtaaaagtttggacacagaaGAAGTGATCAATATAAGCAACAAAAATATGTTAAACTCCGATGTAGATTTCACTGGAAGAGAAGGTGAAGAGAACAAGCCAAATATACACATAGAACAGATTAATTTTGAATCTGCAAGACAGCAATTTATAAAGTTGGAGAAACAGAGGAATAGTCTTCCCATAATGCCCCGTCCTCAGCCAAGGCAATCTTGGGTAAATACACGCTCTCTACGTGAAAATTATGAGGTAACAAAAGTGAAGGAAGACCAGgaaggtaagacacagaaagaagaaTATATTGTAAACCCAGAAATTACTGGAAAAGATGTGAGCTCAAGTATTCTACATGAACAGTTCCTAAAAACTCTGTCTTTGGACTCTGTGGATAATGGAGAACAGGAGATTCATGAAGAAAAAGAGAGCATTCCCAACCCCAGTGATGAAACACCTATAGAAAGGGAAATTCGCCTAGCACTGGAGAGAGAGGAAAGTTTGAGGAAAGAAAGAGGAATTTTAAGTTTTGGGGAAACAAATGAGATCATAGAAATTTCCAAAAATCCTGTGCTTGCTGATTTGTCAGACATTCCCCTTTCCAAAAAGAGCAAAAACAGAGCTCACACCTCTTTATTCATTCAAAGGGAGATCGAAAAAGAGGTCCAGAGAGAGGCTGATTTAAAAAGTGAAGGCAGAGTGGCAGGACTTTATGATAAAGGTAATTCCCAGGAACTAGATGAGCGCAGAAGGTTGTTTGAGCAGCCAGATGAAATTCCTGTTCAGCCACAGCATGGGATAAGCAACAAAATAACAAAAGTGACGGAGGCAGATTTAGAAACTGATAATGACTCAAAGAACTGGTCAAGTTTAGATTCTCCTCAACCCTACAGTGTACGAATGAAGTGGAAGCCATCACCATTCAATGCCTACAGAAACAGGAGGCTCAGTGCAGACAACATTTTAGATGTAAAGACTCCTCTAGAAAGATCTTCAGAACAGGAATCTTCAGGGGAAACTTTTGTATTGCGCAAAGAGAATTTCCAGGTTCAGCCTTTGAAATTCACCTTACCTCTTCAAGACAATGATGTAGAGATTGATAGGGACCATAAGGTAGGCCATGGAGAGAGGTACAATAAAATGCTAAGACCTTCACTTTCCAACATCATTGAGCAAGAAATCCAGCAAGCATTAGAAAGGGATCGGGAGCTAcaagaagagagagaaaaaagtgGACTTCTTCCATTAAAAATAGAAACTGATAATGAGTTAAATACCCCACACAATGGATATGACACACATGATGGGACTTCATCATTAACCTCAA ATGTTTCAAACACATCTTCTTCTGCACCTTGGAAAGGTACCCTGGGCAATAAAACCCCATCCTATGATAGTTCCATAGTGCCGATTTTTAGAACACACAGAAACCCGAACTTTGAAGCTTCTGAGTCAAGTGGAGACAGGCTAAAAAGACAAGAAAACCGG
- the LOC122920246 gene encoding mitotic interactor and substrate of PLK1 isoform X1, which produces MFRYPSPWQVLCSNLERREQVPENTENGSPKVFILEKENIIEQYVTDSKPFDIEISTEYEIVSSSETLALRSDVTKRSNILECEPEITAKNYPTLQVTSIYTDSDKIYVAKEQEENITDSQTNTDASVSTMDRITRRMFSSFSSNQRINGSQQDLTNSSEETQATHEIDAKKEIWYSSPSPDRRLKVLRGGERFEIRSHLPETSPTKLFVDSDEDADEEEFKPRSRDLIPEKVLALEKDRRDIIKKQGQRKSLDTEEVINISNKNMLNSDVDFTGREGEENKPNIHIEQINFESARQQFIKLEKQRNSLPIMPRPQPRQSWVNTRSLRENYEVTKVKEDQEGKTQKEEYIVNPEITGKDVSSSILHEQFLKTLSLDSVDNGEQEIHEEKESIPNPSDETPIEREIRLALEREESLRKERGILSFGETNEIIEISKNPVLADLSDIPLSKKSKNRAHTSLFIQREIEKEVQREADLKSEGRVAGLYDKGNSQELDERRRLFEQPDEIPVQPQHGISNKITKVTEADLETDNDSKNWSSLDSPQPYSVRMKWKPSPFNAYRNRRLSADNILDVKTPLERSSEQESSGETFVLRKENFQVQPLKFTLPLQDNDVEIDRDHKVGHGERYNKMLRPSLSNIIEQEIQQALERDRELQEEREKSGLLPLKIETDNELNTPHNGYDTHDGTSSLTSNVSNTSSSAPWKGTLGNKTPSYDSSIVPIFRTHRNPNFEASESSGDRLKRQENRYAGIDQSDAVNTEIVESTRVVRHKNTMALRWEAGLYVNEQGD; this is translated from the exons ATGTTTAGATACCCTTCTCCATGGCAGGTGCTATGCAGCAATTTAGAAAGAAGGGAACAG GTGCCAGAAAATACAGAAAATGGAAGCCCAAAGGTATTCATTTTAGAAAAAGAGAACATAATTGAGCAGTATGTTACAGACTCCAAGCCATTTGACATAGAAATCTCAACAGAATATGAGATTGTTAGTTCATCTGAAACTCTAGCACTTCGGTCAGATGTAACAAAGAGAAGCAATATCTTAGAATGTGAACCAGAGATAACGGCAAAAAATTATCCAACGTTGCAAGTAACAAGTATatatacagatagtgacaaaataTATGTTGCTAAAGAGCAGGAGGAAAATATAACTGACTCACAGACCAACACTGATGCCTCAGTATCAACCATGGATAGAATAACCAGGAGAATGTTCTCTTCTTTTTCGTCTAACCAACGTATTAATGGTTCTCAGCAAGATTTGACTAATTCTTCTGAGGAAACCCAAGCAACACACGAGATTGATGCAAAAAAGGAGATATGGTATTCTTCACCTTCACCTGATCGTCGCCTAAAAGTATTAAGGGGGGGGGAACGTTTTGAGATACGGTCACATCTTCCCGAAACAAGTCCAACAAAGTTATTTGTAGATAGTGATGAAGATGCTGATGAGGAGGAATTCAAACCCCGATCTCGTGACCTTATTCCAGAAAAGGTACTTGCACTTGAGAAGGACCGTAGagatataattaaaaaacaagGTCAGcgtaaaagtttggacacagaaGAAGTGATCAATATAAGCAACAAAAATATGTTAAACTCCGATGTAGATTTCACTGGAAGAGAAGGTGAAGAGAACAAGCCAAATATACACATAGAACAGATTAATTTTGAATCTGCAAGACAGCAATTTATAAAGTTGGAGAAACAGAGGAATAGTCTTCCCATAATGCCCCGTCCTCAGCCAAGGCAATCTTGGGTAAATACACGCTCTCTACGTGAAAATTATGAGGTAACAAAAGTGAAGGAAGACCAGgaaggtaagacacagaaagaagaaTATATTGTAAACCCAGAAATTACTGGAAAAGATGTGAGCTCAAGTATTCTACATGAACAGTTCCTAAAAACTCTGTCTTTGGACTCTGTGGATAATGGAGAACAGGAGATTCATGAAGAAAAAGAGAGCATTCCCAACCCCAGTGATGAAACACCTATAGAAAGGGAAATTCGCCTAGCACTGGAGAGAGAGGAAAGTTTGAGGAAAGAAAGAGGAATTTTAAGTTTTGGGGAAACAAATGAGATCATAGAAATTTCCAAAAATCCTGTGCTTGCTGATTTGTCAGACATTCCCCTTTCCAAAAAGAGCAAAAACAGAGCTCACACCTCTTTATTCATTCAAAGGGAGATCGAAAAAGAGGTCCAGAGAGAGGCTGATTTAAAAAGTGAAGGCAGAGTGGCAGGACTTTATGATAAAGGTAATTCCCAGGAACTAGATGAGCGCAGAAGGTTGTTTGAGCAGCCAGATGAAATTCCTGTTCAGCCACAGCATGGGATAAGCAACAAAATAACAAAAGTGACGGAGGCAGATTTAGAAACTGATAATGACTCAAAGAACTGGTCAAGTTTAGATTCTCCTCAACCCTACAGTGTACGAATGAAGTGGAAGCCATCACCATTCAATGCCTACAGAAACAGGAGGCTCAGTGCAGACAACATTTTAGATGTAAAGACTCCTCTAGAAAGATCTTCAGAACAGGAATCTTCAGGGGAAACTTTTGTATTGCGCAAAGAGAATTTCCAGGTTCAGCCTTTGAAATTCACCTTACCTCTTCAAGACAATGATGTAGAGATTGATAGGGACCATAAGGTAGGCCATGGAGAGAGGTACAATAAAATGCTAAGACCTTCACTTTCCAACATCATTGAGCAAGAAATCCAGCAAGCATTAGAAAGGGATCGGGAGCTAcaagaagagagagaaaaaagtgGACTTCTTCCATTAAAAATAGAAACTGATAATGAGTTAAATACCCCACACAATGGATATGACACACATGATGGGACTTCATCATTAACCTCAA ATGTTTCAAACACATCTTCTTCTGCACCTTGGAAAGGTACCCTGGGCAATAAAACCCCATCCTATGATAGTTCCATAGTGCCGATTTTTAGAACACACAGAAACCCGAACTTTGAAGCTTCTGAGTCAAGTGGAGACAGGCTAAAAAGACAAGAAAACCGG